One region of Tamandua tetradactyla isolate mTamTet1 chromosome 6, mTamTet1.pri, whole genome shotgun sequence genomic DNA includes:
- the LOC143688444 gene encoding uncharacterized protein LOC143688444, translated as MFCRPPTPRARPSSRHPGRRLGFPASAEGSRAARSPPLLRGQEAHGQSQGCLRRAAWCPAGWDVPASGIGFLLSRFPGPRLQPGPGRCCTQPGGASGRGPWPFGSCGEEALHHGNVRMLAGEWRSGAGSGAVRAWMGDRL; from the exons ATGTTCTGCCGACCCCCAACACCCAGAGCGCGACCGTCTAGCCGACACCCGGGGCGCCGGCTGGGCTTTCCTGCCAGCGCTGAGGGCAGCAGAGCCGCGAGGTCTCCACCACTCCTGAGAGGACAGGAGGCGCATGGCCAAAGTCAGGGCTGTTTGAGAAGGGCTGCCTGGTGTCCTGCCGGGTGGGACGTCCCCGCTTCAGGGATCGGTTTCCTGCTGAGTCGCTTCCCAGGTCCCAGGCTGCAACCTGGCCCCGGACGGTGCTGCACCCAGCCCGGGGGGGCAAGCGGCAGAGGGCCCTGGCCGTTTGGGAGCTGTGGTGAGGAGGCGCTGCACCACGGCAACG TGCGCATGCTCGCGGGCGAGTGGCGAAGCGGAGCAGGGTCAGGCGCAGTTCGGGCTTGGATGGGAGACCGCCTGTAG